A window from Topomyia yanbarensis strain Yona2022 unplaced genomic scaffold, ASM3024719v1 HiC_scaffold_299, whole genome shotgun sequence encodes these proteins:
- the LOC131695127 gene encoding putative uncharacterized protein DDB_G0277057 — protein NNNNNNNNNNNNNNNNNNNNNNNNNNNNNNNNNNNNNNNNNNNNNNNNNNNNNNNN, from the exons aataataataataataataataataataataataataataataataataataataataataataataataataataataataat aataataataataataataataataataataataataataataataataataataataataataataataataataataataat